A single genomic interval of Sander lucioperca isolate FBNREF2018 chromosome 9, SLUC_FBN_1.2, whole genome shotgun sequence harbors:
- the wrap53 gene encoding telomerase Cajal body protein 1 isoform X1: MSDSAGSGESGGVTGAGQDAEADNEPPHQAPPLPDGERLEVAETSDEGVPTSAKRPRISEEEQELEQLDKPVKMQETPAQAGLLQKDPASPAQNAGEPLQCGDNGGVGEEVPVSVGGEEECRQNGDGGLDAPLGGEVKPEEEHDSIRSADSPSEGQRLGLDFTQNPQMLTGSWTEYSNVPENYLKGCKWAPDGSCILTNSADNVLRLYNLPPEIYSYNWDMLPEMSPVLRMAEGDTIYDYCWYPKMSSLDADTCFLASSSRDNPVHVWDAFYGEVRASFRPYNHLDELTAAHSLCFSPDGTQLYCGFDKTVRVFYTERPGRDCEERPTVVKKQGQSGIISCFGFSPCQSVYACGSYSRCAGLYSCQDGTLLALLPTRHHGGLTHLLFSPDGNYLYTGGRKDPEILCWDLREPGKVVFSLKRNVATNQRIYFDLDLSGRYLLSGNTEGVVSVWDTLTAPPDANEELLQPQLRFQAHWDCTNGVSIHPFMPLLATSSGQRQFPWPGESEGDSASEDEGGEAVMSPPEVRQDNALSLWWAGPLGPAPEGDPEPPLVQPADTD, from the exons ATGTCTGACTCAGCTGGAAGTGGTGAAAGCGGTGGTGTTACAGGCGCAGGGCAGGACGCAGAAGCGGATAATGAGCCCCCTCATCAGGCACCACCTTTGCCTGACGGTGAACGCTTAGAGGTAGCCGAGACTTCAGATGAAGGGGTACCTACGTCTGCCAAGCGGCCCAGAATAAGCGAGGAGGAACAGGAACTGGAGCAGCTTGATAAGCCAGTCAAGATGCAAGAAACACCAGCACAGGCTGGCTTGCTGCAGAAAGACCCAGCCTCACCAGCACAAA ATGCAGGAGAACCACTACAATGTGGCGACAACGGTGGAGTAGGGGAAGAGGTGCCTGTCAGTGTGGGAGGTGAAGAAGAATGCCGTCAGAATGGAGATGGAGGACTTGATGCTCCCTTAGGAGGAGAGGTGAAACCAGAGGAGGAGCATGACAGTATCAGATCTGCAGACAGCCCCAGTGAAGGACAGCG CCTTGGCCTAGATTTTACCCAGAATCCCCAGATGCTGACTGGTTCCTGGACCGAGTACTCCAACGTTCCAGAGAATTACCTCAAAGGCTGCAAATG GGCCCCCGATGGTTCCTGTATCCTGACCAACAGTGCAGACAATGTCCTCCGGTTGTACAACCTCCCTCCAGAGATTTACAGCTACAACTGGGACATGCTTCCTGAGATG AGTCCAGTGCTGAGGATGGCAGAGGGAGACACCATCTACGACTACTGCTGGTACCCCAAGATGAGCTCTCTGGACGCAGACACATGCTT TCTAGCCAGTAGTAGCCGTGACAACCCAGTCCACGTGTGGGATGCATTTTACGGGGAGGTGCGAGCCAGTTTCCGACCCTACAATCATCTAGATGAGCTGACAGCAGCCCACTCCCTCTGCTTCTCGCCTGATGGAACGCAGCTCTACTGCGGCTTCGACAAAACTGTCAGGGTCTTCTACACCGAGCGGCCTGGAAGAGACTGTGAGGAGCGGCCCACCGTAG TGAAGAAGCAGGGCCAAAGTGGCATCATCTCCTGCTTTGGCTTCAGCCCCTGCCAGTCTGTTTACGCCTGTGGCTCGTACTCCCGCTGCGCTGGCCTCTACTCCTGCCAAGACGGCACCCTGCTGGCTCTGCTGCCGACCCGCCACCACGGAGGCCTCACCCATCTGCTCTTCTCCCCTGACGGCAACTACCTGTACACCGGCGGACGCaag gatccAGAAATCCTGTGCTGGGACCTAAGAGAGCCGGGCAAGGTTGTGTTTTCACTCAAGAGAAATGTGGCCACTAACCAACGCATCTACTTTGATCTTGACCT GTCAGGCAGGTACCTGCTGAGCGGCAACACAGAGGGAGTGGTGTCGGTTTGGGACACCCTGACAGCTCCTCCTGATGCCAATGAGGAGCTACTGCAGCCTCAGCTCAGGTTCCAGGCCCATTGGGACTGCACCAACGGCGTCAG TATTCATCCCTTCATGCCACTGTTGGCTACATCCAGCGGGCAGCGTCAGTTCCCGTGGCCTGGCGAGAGTGAGGGCGACTCTGCCTCTGAGGACGAGGGAGGCGAAGCTGTGATGTCACCCCCGGAGGTCCGCCAAGACAACGCCTTGAGCCTGTGGTGGGCCGGGCCGCTTGGCCCTGCCCCCGAGGGGGACCCAGAGCCTCCGTTAGTTCAGCCCGCTGACACAGATTGA
- the wrap53 gene encoding telomerase Cajal body protein 1 isoform X2, with translation MSDSAGSGESGGVTGAGQDAEADNEPPHQAPPLPDGERLEVAETSDEGVPTSAKRPRISEEEQELEQLDKPVKMQETPAQAGLLQKDPASPAQREPLQCGDNGGVGEEVPVSVGGEEECRQNGDGGLDAPLGGEVKPEEEHDSIRSADSPSEGQRLGLDFTQNPQMLTGSWTEYSNVPENYLKGCKWAPDGSCILTNSADNVLRLYNLPPEIYSYNWDMLPEMSPVLRMAEGDTIYDYCWYPKMSSLDADTCFLASSSRDNPVHVWDAFYGEVRASFRPYNHLDELTAAHSLCFSPDGTQLYCGFDKTVRVFYTERPGRDCEERPTVVKKQGQSGIISCFGFSPCQSVYACGSYSRCAGLYSCQDGTLLALLPTRHHGGLTHLLFSPDGNYLYTGGRKDPEILCWDLREPGKVVFSLKRNVATNQRIYFDLDLSGRYLLSGNTEGVVSVWDTLTAPPDANEELLQPQLRFQAHWDCTNGVSIHPFMPLLATSSGQRQFPWPGESEGDSASEDEGGEAVMSPPEVRQDNALSLWWAGPLGPAPEGDPEPPLVQPADTD, from the exons ATGTCTGACTCAGCTGGAAGTGGTGAAAGCGGTGGTGTTACAGGCGCAGGGCAGGACGCAGAAGCGGATAATGAGCCCCCTCATCAGGCACCACCTTTGCCTGACGGTGAACGCTTAGAGGTAGCCGAGACTTCAGATGAAGGGGTACCTACGTCTGCCAAGCGGCCCAGAATAAGCGAGGAGGAACAGGAACTGGAGCAGCTTGATAAGCCAGTCAAGATGCAAGAAACACCAGCACAGGCTGGCTTGCTGCAGAAAGACCCAGCCTCACCAGCACAAA GAGAACCACTACAATGTGGCGACAACGGTGGAGTAGGGGAAGAGGTGCCTGTCAGTGTGGGAGGTGAAGAAGAATGCCGTCAGAATGGAGATGGAGGACTTGATGCTCCCTTAGGAGGAGAGGTGAAACCAGAGGAGGAGCATGACAGTATCAGATCTGCAGACAGCCCCAGTGAAGGACAGCG CCTTGGCCTAGATTTTACCCAGAATCCCCAGATGCTGACTGGTTCCTGGACCGAGTACTCCAACGTTCCAGAGAATTACCTCAAAGGCTGCAAATG GGCCCCCGATGGTTCCTGTATCCTGACCAACAGTGCAGACAATGTCCTCCGGTTGTACAACCTCCCTCCAGAGATTTACAGCTACAACTGGGACATGCTTCCTGAGATG AGTCCAGTGCTGAGGATGGCAGAGGGAGACACCATCTACGACTACTGCTGGTACCCCAAGATGAGCTCTCTGGACGCAGACACATGCTT TCTAGCCAGTAGTAGCCGTGACAACCCAGTCCACGTGTGGGATGCATTTTACGGGGAGGTGCGAGCCAGTTTCCGACCCTACAATCATCTAGATGAGCTGACAGCAGCCCACTCCCTCTGCTTCTCGCCTGATGGAACGCAGCTCTACTGCGGCTTCGACAAAACTGTCAGGGTCTTCTACACCGAGCGGCCTGGAAGAGACTGTGAGGAGCGGCCCACCGTAG TGAAGAAGCAGGGCCAAAGTGGCATCATCTCCTGCTTTGGCTTCAGCCCCTGCCAGTCTGTTTACGCCTGTGGCTCGTACTCCCGCTGCGCTGGCCTCTACTCCTGCCAAGACGGCACCCTGCTGGCTCTGCTGCCGACCCGCCACCACGGAGGCCTCACCCATCTGCTCTTCTCCCCTGACGGCAACTACCTGTACACCGGCGGACGCaag gatccAGAAATCCTGTGCTGGGACCTAAGAGAGCCGGGCAAGGTTGTGTTTTCACTCAAGAGAAATGTGGCCACTAACCAACGCATCTACTTTGATCTTGACCT GTCAGGCAGGTACCTGCTGAGCGGCAACACAGAGGGAGTGGTGTCGGTTTGGGACACCCTGACAGCTCCTCCTGATGCCAATGAGGAGCTACTGCAGCCTCAGCTCAGGTTCCAGGCCCATTGGGACTGCACCAACGGCGTCAG TATTCATCCCTTCATGCCACTGTTGGCTACATCCAGCGGGCAGCGTCAGTTCCCGTGGCCTGGCGAGAGTGAGGGCGACTCTGCCTCTGAGGACGAGGGAGGCGAAGCTGTGATGTCACCCCCGGAGGTCCGCCAAGACAACGCCTTGAGCCTGTGGTGGGCCGGGCCGCTTGGCCCTGCCCCCGAGGGGGACCCAGAGCCTCCGTTAGTTCAGCCCGCTGACACAGATTGA